In a single window of the Paenibacillus sp. MMS20-IR301 genome:
- a CDS encoding TetR/AcrR family transcriptional regulator: protein MKKQQPQISEERILEASWELLGEDDIEKFSMRRLADRVGIQAPSLYWYFKSKQKLYQRLANQISKIIVEEFQVEGGWKEQLAGLAVTVRSVLSRYPCSTQLMMMTLPHEPDIIRFNNLMLLCVESTPLKPEHKMQVATTLMNYVFFFVLDNYQHERNVTAVIMNKEELPGEGMLQLLDTMSEADSGVFRRVFTTGLFELMGTDQAFEFGLKLIILGIEQVILEQENSQA from the coding sequence ATGAAAAAGCAGCAGCCTCAGATTTCGGAGGAGCGGATTCTGGAAGCTTCATGGGAGCTTCTCGGAGAAGACGATATCGAGAAATTCAGTATGCGGCGGCTCGCCGACAGAGTAGGTATTCAGGCACCCTCTCTGTACTGGTATTTCAAGAGCAAACAGAAGCTCTACCAGCGCCTGGCCAACCAGATATCCAAAATCATTGTGGAGGAATTCCAAGTTGAGGGGGGCTGGAAAGAGCAACTGGCGGGACTTGCGGTAACTGTAAGGAGCGTACTCAGCCGGTATCCCTGCTCCACACAGCTGATGATGATGACGCTGCCCCATGAGCCGGATATCATCCGGTTCAACAACCTCATGCTGCTCTGCGTGGAATCGACACCGCTTAAGCCGGAGCACAAGATGCAGGTGGCGACTACGCTTATGAACTATGTCTTCTTCTTTGTGCTGGACAATTATCAGCATGAGCGTAATGTAACCGCTGTGATTATGAATAAGGAGGAGCTTCCGGGTGAAGGCATGCTTCAGCTTCTGGATACAATGAGCGAGGCAGATTCGGGGGTGTTCCGGAGAGTATTTACGACCGGGCTGTTCGAGCTGATGGGCACCGACCAGGCGTTTGAGTTCGGGCTGAAGCTGATTATACTGGGGATTGAGCAGGTGATTCTTGAGCAGGAGAATTCGCAGGCATAA
- a CDS encoding MATE family efflux transporter has translation MDAENLHYFEKAPVAKAVAHFAVPMMLGMSMSVIYSILNAYFIGTLHNTVMLTALALTLPLFAIIMSLGNFIGMGSGTFISRLLGEKRYDDVKHVSSFAFYSSLVLGLIVIAAGLPLINSIVHSLGATPESFAFTKDYVTVMILGSPFFVLCFTLENIVRSEGAAIKSMVGMILSVVVNIILDALVIFVFHWGVIGVASATVISNMVASVYYAFHMGYKSSFLTISVRWFKVTREILSNVFKIGVPVFIMSIFMGAMSLILNHFLVEYGDSAVAAYGISSRLLQFPEFIIMGLCEGVVPLIAFSYTANKVRMKQTIGFTVKTIVALAVVFGVIVYLISDSLIGLFTNDPQLIAMGSYILHVTFLSLFISGTTALFTGIFQATAQGTAAFVMSVIQGITLIPVLFIANRLNGFHGVVWSLVIADAAAFLVGAGMLYVLRNKLQPDLESLVQ, from the coding sequence GTGGATGCAGAAAACCTCCATTATTTTGAGAAAGCCCCTGTTGCCAAAGCCGTAGCCCACTTCGCTGTTCCCATGATGTTAGGCATGTCCATGAGTGTTATTTACTCTATCTTGAATGCCTATTTCATCGGGACACTCCATAATACGGTCATGTTGACCGCACTTGCCTTAACCCTGCCGCTATTCGCCATCATTATGTCCTTAGGCAACTTTATCGGCATGGGCAGCGGTACATTTATCTCCCGTCTGCTGGGTGAGAAAAGATATGATGATGTGAAGCATGTGTCTTCCTTCGCCTTTTACAGCAGCCTGGTACTCGGTCTGATCGTAATCGCCGCCGGTCTTCCACTAATCAATTCTATTGTTCACAGCCTGGGGGCAACCCCCGAATCCTTTGCTTTTACGAAAGACTATGTCACAGTCATGATTCTCGGTTCACCCTTCTTTGTATTATGCTTCACGCTGGAGAATATCGTGCGCTCCGAGGGGGCAGCCATTAAGTCAATGGTCGGTATGATTCTCAGCGTTGTGGTGAATATTATCCTCGATGCGTTAGTTATCTTCGTATTTCATTGGGGAGTGATCGGCGTCGCCTCAGCTACGGTTATTTCTAACATGGTTGCGAGCGTATACTACGCCTTTCATATGGGGTATAAGAGCTCATTCTTGACGATCTCTGTACGCTGGTTCAAGGTAACCAGGGAGATTCTGAGCAATGTATTTAAAATCGGAGTGCCCGTCTTCATTATGAGCATCTTCATGGGGGCCATGTCGCTGATTCTCAATCATTTTCTTGTAGAATACGGGGATTCGGCCGTAGCCGCTTACGGGATTTCATCGCGCTTACTGCAATTTCCTGAGTTTATTATCATGGGCTTATGCGAGGGAGTCGTGCCGCTCATTGCGTTCTCTTATACAGCCAATAAAGTGCGCATGAAGCAGACCATCGGATTCACAGTGAAAACGATTGTAGCGTTAGCCGTCGTATTCGGAGTCATCGTCTACCTGATTTCTGACTCTTTGATCGGTTTGTTTACGAATGACCCGCAGCTAATTGCAATGGGCAGCTACATTCTGCATGTAACCTTCTTATCCCTGTTCATTTCAGGAACGACCGCACTCTTTACAGGAATCTTCCAGGCTACTGCGCAAGGAACTGCTGCTTTCGTGATGTCAGTCATTCAAGGAATTACGCTGATTCCTGTGTTATTCATCGCGAACCGCCTGAACGGCTTCCACGGAGTGGTCTGGTCGCTCGTCATTGCGGATGCCGCCGCATTCCTTGTCGGAGCCGGCATGCTGTACGTTCTGCGTAACAAGCTGCAGCCGGATTTGGAGAGTCTGGTGCAGTAG
- a CDS encoding glycoside hydrolase family 2 TIM barrel-domain containing protein produces the protein MEQLGRTIIRLDKTWRFQIDPEAEGITMGWDKTGLPSPEAVTVPHTWNVQPETENYRGHAWYELRCTVPELPPGGRVWFDFEAVYRDCIIWINGERAGSHLNSGYTSFRIEATGLLKARQENLLVISVDNGNSETALPKGNSFDWADDGGMIRGVTLNITGEAAIDVIQIEATPRFPDPEQPRACGRLRGSVTLHKALQTAAKEVRLELVLQQQGRTIWEGAQAAGYPCTVIPFPEAEIEGIELWHFDHPHLYELNVRIIADGELQDSLTRNIGFREFRAEGSRFLLNGEPVRLTGVEWMPGSHPDSGMAETLEDIKRVLTQMKQANCVFTRFHWQQSEQLLEWCDRYGILVQEEVPLWQQPAEPGAETLPLIKQQLSEMISRHNHHPSVIAWGVGNELDGQSPKTMQYVQEIRAYIKELDPVRTVNYVSNTVHLEPSLDATGAGDIIMWNDYIGTWHGEFDMDETVRKLIAAHPDKPIVVSEFGLCEPVYSGGDARRSEQMVEKMDIYRKVEQIAGMIYFNLNDYRTQMGEEGEGRMRQRVHGVTDLYGAEKPSYQLLREVSSPVTLEIVHQSSSDELLCRIKCSDGLPSYTIDGYKLILSAEEGSWERQIDIPVLSPGEQADLVVPAMDIPRSIRAAVRRPTGFDVLEQRVEL, from the coding sequence GTGGAGCAACTGGGAAGAACGATAATCCGGCTGGATAAGACCTGGAGATTTCAAATTGATCCTGAGGCAGAGGGGATAACTATGGGCTGGGACAAAACCGGCTTGCCGTCCCCTGAAGCCGTGACAGTACCCCATACATGGAATGTTCAGCCTGAAACAGAGAATTACCGGGGCCATGCCTGGTACGAGCTCCGGTGTACAGTCCCGGAGCTCCCGCCTGGAGGCCGGGTCTGGTTTGATTTTGAAGCAGTCTACCGGGATTGTATCATTTGGATTAACGGTGAGCGGGCCGGCAGCCATTTGAATTCCGGCTATACCTCCTTCCGCATTGAAGCGACCGGGTTACTCAAGGCAAGACAGGAGAATCTGCTGGTGATATCCGTTGATAACGGAAACAGTGAAACGGCACTCCCCAAGGGCAACAGCTTCGATTGGGCTGATGACGGCGGGATGATCCGCGGGGTTACTTTGAATATTACTGGGGAAGCGGCTATAGATGTTATTCAGATAGAGGCAACCCCGCGGTTCCCGGATCCTGAGCAACCCCGGGCTTGCGGGAGACTTCGCGGATCGGTCACGCTGCACAAGGCGCTGCAGACAGCTGCTAAGGAAGTGAGGCTTGAACTGGTATTGCAGCAGCAGGGCCGGACGATCTGGGAAGGTGCACAGGCCGCCGGCTATCCATGTACGGTTATTCCATTTCCTGAAGCAGAGATTGAAGGGATTGAGCTTTGGCACTTCGATCACCCGCATTTGTATGAGCTGAATGTAAGGATTATTGCAGACGGGGAATTGCAGGACAGTCTGACCCGAAATATCGGTTTCCGGGAATTCAGGGCAGAGGGCAGCCGCTTTCTGCTCAATGGTGAGCCGGTACGGCTGACAGGTGTGGAATGGATGCCGGGCTCTCACCCGGATAGCGGGATGGCAGAGACGCTGGAGGATATCAAGCGTGTATTAACACAAATGAAGCAGGCGAACTGTGTCTTTACGCGCTTTCACTGGCAGCAAAGTGAGCAGCTGCTGGAATGGTGCGACCGCTACGGGATTTTGGTGCAGGAAGAAGTGCCTCTATGGCAACAGCCGGCAGAGCCAGGTGCGGAGACGCTTCCCTTAATTAAGCAGCAGCTGTCCGAAATGATATCCCGGCATAATCATCATCCCAGCGTTATCGCTTGGGGAGTTGGTAACGAACTCGATGGACAATCGCCCAAGACCATGCAGTACGTTCAGGAAATACGGGCTTATATCAAGGAACTCGATCCAGTCCGTACAGTTAACTATGTAAGCAACACAGTTCATTTGGAGCCGTCACTTGATGCAACCGGTGCAGGCGATATTATCATGTGGAATGACTACATCGGGACCTGGCACGGAGAATTCGACATGGATGAGACGGTCCGGAAACTGATTGCGGCACATCCTGATAAGCCGATCGTGGTCTCCGAGTTTGGCCTCTGTGAACCTGTCTATTCCGGTGGAGATGCCCGGCGGAGTGAGCAGATGGTTGAAAAAATGGACATTTACCGGAAGGTTGAGCAAATTGCCGGAATGATCTACTTCAATCTCAACGATTACCGTACCCAGATGGGAGAAGAGGGAGAGGGGCGGATGCGCCAGCGGGTTCATGGTGTAACCGATTTGTATGGGGCGGAAAAGCCCTCCTATCAGCTGCTCCGGGAAGTGTCCTCGCCTGTTACGCTTGAAATTGTGCACCAGAGCTCGAGTGATGAGTTACTTTGCCGGATTAAGTGCAGTGACGGGCTCCCGAGTTATACTATTGACGGGTATAAGCTCATTTTGTCTGCTGAGGAAGGAAGCTGGGAGCGGCAGATCGATATTCCGGTATTATCTCCGGGCGAACAAGCGGATCTTGTTGTCCCGGCAATGGACATTCCCCGCAGCATCCGTGCGGCTGTCCGCCGTCCGACAGGTTTTGATGTGCTGGAGCAGCGGGTGGAGCTCTAA
- a CDS encoding VOC family protein — translation MSRYAIGHILIKSKDLKHDVSVYEKWGFTVTYRTDPQRSHNALIYFRDGSFLELFDPKPAYMPDRLITMLLKLFRHAKSAKIKRFMHYLSCGGGITDYAIDSVPSEEAELSLQLSKQAGARISSITKLSKTLPDGRKQRWWIAIPEEPALPFYMSAYDPPVICHNNELTHHNGVQGIDCLVIDVPDVEEAVLQYKPLFPQISESHDPQQYELVFEKRHRIILRQADKFRLAEIHLYTSQSRPGNELVLTNDKQGTKLEHSRR, via the coding sequence ATGAGTAGATATGCCATCGGGCACATCCTGATTAAGAGTAAAGATTTAAAGCATGATGTCAGTGTATACGAGAAATGGGGCTTCACCGTGACCTATCGTACGGACCCGCAGCGATCCCACAATGCTCTGATTTACTTTCGCGATGGATCTTTTCTTGAATTATTCGACCCTAAGCCGGCATACATGCCGGATAGGCTTATCACAATGCTGCTTAAGCTGTTTCGCCACGCGAAGTCCGCGAAGATTAAACGGTTTATGCACTATTTGAGCTGCGGGGGCGGAATTACCGATTATGCCATAGATAGTGTGCCAAGCGAAGAGGCGGAGTTGAGTCTTCAGCTTAGCAAGCAGGCCGGAGCGCGGATAAGCAGCATAACCAAGCTGAGTAAGACATTGCCGGATGGAAGAAAGCAGCGGTGGTGGATAGCCATTCCCGAAGAGCCGGCATTACCTTTCTACATGAGCGCCTACGACCCTCCTGTAATCTGCCATAATAACGAACTTACACATCACAACGGCGTGCAAGGAATTGATTGTCTGGTTATCGATGTACCGGATGTGGAGGAGGCAGTGCTGCAGTACAAGCCGCTGTTTCCACAAATCAGCGAATCCCATGATCCACAGCAATATGAGCTTGTATTTGAAAAGCGTCATAGAATTATTCTCCGTCAAGCTGACAAATTCAGGCTGGCTGAGATTCATTTATATACTTCCCAATCCCGGCCCGGCAATGAGCTTGTTCTGACTAACGATAAGCAAGGAACAAAGCTTGAACATTCCAGAAGATAG
- a CDS encoding TetR/AcrR family transcriptional regulator has protein sequence MRKGAAAIDKKSIVTERKLLHNAKMEFMEKGFHGANMRSIAQRAGMTTGAIYRYFATKDALLVALTQPVLNELNQLFEHSATVHTQALDDNDSEASMLLAEHNLNGFVDFIFRNHDEFALLLNSSAGSSLENFWESWIESDIVATQQYMESLVELGLLSHCPPGRYISIFVKQSFAFVLETVSSGMSYEQAKEYMRYLIPFLQAGWRTLLHNGADAEGSKRTIQGGGQHE, from the coding sequence TTGAGGAAAGGAGCAGCGGCCATAGATAAAAAATCAATAGTTACAGAGCGAAAACTGCTGCACAATGCGAAGATGGAATTTATGGAGAAGGGCTTTCACGGCGCGAACATGCGGTCGATTGCCCAGAGGGCGGGAATGACAACGGGTGCAATCTATCGTTATTTCGCTACGAAGGATGCGCTTCTGGTCGCTTTGACGCAGCCTGTCTTGAATGAATTAAATCAGCTATTTGAGCATTCAGCCACCGTTCATACTCAGGCATTGGACGATAACGACAGTGAAGCAAGCATGCTTCTTGCTGAGCATAACCTCAACGGCTTTGTCGATTTTATTTTCCGGAACCATGATGAATTTGCATTGTTGCTGAACTCTTCGGCGGGTTCCTCCTTGGAGAACTTTTGGGAGTCGTGGATAGAATCGGATATCGTTGCCACACAACAATATATGGAGAGTCTGGTAGAGCTGGGGCTGCTTAGCCATTGTCCTCCCGGGCGGTATATTTCTATTTTCGTCAAGCAAAGCTTTGCCTTTGTGCTCGAAACCGTTTCTTCTGGAATGTCCTATGAACAGGCTAAAGAATACATGCGTTATTTAATTCCTTTTTTACAGGCGGGATGGAGAACCCTGTTACATAACGGAGCGGATGCTGAAGGAAGCAAGCGGACTATCCAAGGAGGAGGGCAACATGAGTAG
- a CDS encoding DUF5107 domain-containing protein: MAKTKIWEETVQIPTYGVGEPNKNPMFLEKRVYQGSSGRVYPHPVIEKIEDEKKPAPYRIVVLENEYLRVEIMPELGGRIYRAVDRTNNYDFVYYNQVIKPALVGLAGPWISGGIEFNWPQHHRPNTYGPVEYRLEEKADGSATVWVSEIDRMYGTKVTAGFTLHPDKAYIEISAQLYNRTSEPQTFLWWANPAVAVNDHTQSVFPPDVTAVFDHGKRDVSRFPIATGTYYKMDYSSGVDISRYKNIPVPTSYMAYKSDYNFVGGYDHSVQAGLLHVANHHISPGKKQWTWGNGEFGQAWDRNLTDEDGPYIELMTGVFTDNQPDFTWLQPYEEKTFTQYFMPYKNIGVVKNATTEAAVNLEVDEEQGTATVFAYTTSRYENAVVELAGPQGIVLSKQLTLTPADTYSAEVKLTAGVLEHELTLKVQDAAGNVLVAYTPQPKDIEQVPDAARPLPEPQDIATNEELYLAGLHLEQYRHATFEPEPYYLEGLKRDRNDSRINIAYGTLLLRRGLFAESEAHFRKAVKRVTWRNPNPYDGEAYYQLGLSLKLQGRLDEAFTAFYKSAWSAAWQDGGYFSLAQIAAEQGKFAEALDLAERSLIRNARNYKSRNAKTAMLRKLNRLKEAEAFAEETLKLDVADFGAHYELALIREAQGRSEDFTVSVNQFKALLRGEPKNYLELASDYAGAGLYEEAARALLLLESSSDPMVNYTLAYLYGKLGQPESVQSCLSAGEKANADYCFPNTLFELQVLEYAVSVHPEDAKACYYLGNLLYDKKRHGEAIRYWEQSRSADDNYSVVHRNLALAYYNKQGNPQAARASLEKALACDPGDARVLFELDQLYKKIGLPAGERLAFLESRTSLVSGRDDLYLEYVTLHNLLGKHNEAVQLLASRNFHPWEGGEGKATGQYVMAHVELAKQHIQAGRPDKAVELLQAALVYPLNLGEGKLAGAQENNIYYYLGCAYEALEQQQAAEASFRTASHGLDEPTSAMYYNDQPPEMIFYQGLAWLKLNDTHKAKRRFNKLVDYAEKHLFDDVKIDYFAVSLPDFLVFDEDLNKRNEIHCRFMRGLGLLGLGKKEAAATEFKEALRLDCNHIGAKLHLQLSK; this comes from the coding sequence ATGGCCAAAACAAAAATATGGGAAGAAACAGTGCAGATTCCAACGTACGGTGTTGGTGAGCCTAATAAAAACCCGATGTTTCTGGAAAAGCGGGTTTATCAGGGAAGCTCCGGCAGAGTGTACCCGCATCCTGTCATCGAAAAAATCGAAGATGAGAAAAAGCCTGCCCCCTACCGGATTGTTGTTCTGGAGAATGAATACCTGCGGGTAGAGATTATGCCTGAGCTGGGCGGCCGTATTTACCGGGCGGTAGACCGCACCAACAATTATGATTTTGTCTATTACAATCAGGTTATTAAGCCGGCGCTCGTCGGTCTTGCGGGACCATGGATTTCCGGCGGAATCGAATTCAACTGGCCGCAGCATCACCGTCCTAACACTTACGGTCCTGTCGAATACCGCCTGGAAGAGAAAGCGGACGGCAGTGCAACGGTATGGGTCAGCGAAATTGACAGAATGTATGGAACGAAGGTCACTGCAGGCTTCACGCTCCACCCGGACAAGGCATATATTGAAATTTCTGCCCAATTGTACAACCGTACCTCGGAGCCGCAGACCTTCCTGTGGTGGGCTAATCCCGCGGTTGCTGTAAATGATCATACCCAGTCTGTGTTTCCTCCGGATGTGACGGCTGTATTTGACCATGGCAAACGCGATGTCTCGCGCTTCCCTATTGCAACGGGAACGTATTACAAAATGGACTATTCTTCAGGCGTAGATATTTCACGTTACAAGAATATTCCGGTACCGACTTCCTACATGGCTTATAAATCAGACTATAATTTCGTCGGAGGATACGATCATTCCGTTCAGGCCGGACTCCTGCATGTTGCGAACCATCATATTTCACCGGGGAAAAAGCAGTGGACCTGGGGGAACGGCGAGTTTGGCCAGGCGTGGGACCGTAACCTGACCGATGAGGATGGCCCGTACATCGAGCTGATGACCGGAGTATTCACGGACAACCAGCCGGACTTCACCTGGCTGCAGCCTTATGAAGAGAAGACCTTTACACAATATTTCATGCCTTACAAAAATATCGGAGTGGTCAAAAATGCTACCACCGAAGCCGCGGTCAACCTCGAAGTCGACGAAGAGCAGGGCACGGCAACAGTATTTGCTTACACCACTTCACGTTACGAGAATGCAGTAGTTGAACTGGCCGGGCCGCAGGGGATTGTGCTGTCCAAGCAGCTTACACTCACTCCGGCGGATACGTATTCCGCAGAAGTTAAGCTTACGGCTGGCGTCCTGGAACATGAACTCACACTCAAGGTACAAGATGCTGCAGGTAATGTGCTGGTAGCTTATACCCCGCAGCCAAAGGATATTGAACAAGTGCCGGATGCTGCCAGGCCGCTGCCGGAACCGCAGGACATCGCGACGAATGAGGAGCTGTACTTGGCCGGGCTTCATCTGGAGCAATACCGCCACGCCACCTTTGAACCGGAGCCTTATTATCTGGAAGGGCTTAAGCGTGATCGGAATGACAGCCGGATTAATATTGCTTACGGTACTTTACTGCTGCGCAGGGGGTTGTTCGCCGAGAGCGAAGCACACTTCCGCAAGGCAGTTAAGCGGGTAACCTGGCGTAACCCTAACCCGTATGACGGGGAAGCGTATTACCAGCTCGGACTTAGTCTCAAGCTGCAGGGGCGTCTGGATGAAGCCTTCACTGCTTTCTATAAATCGGCCTGGAGTGCAGCATGGCAGGACGGCGGCTATTTCTCACTCGCCCAAATTGCTGCTGAACAAGGGAAGTTTGCTGAAGCGCTGGACCTTGCTGAACGTTCACTGATCCGCAATGCGCGGAACTATAAGTCCAGAAATGCTAAAACCGCCATGCTGCGCAAGCTGAACAGATTGAAAGAAGCGGAAGCCTTCGCGGAAGAGACCCTGAAGCTGGATGTCGCTGATTTCGGCGCCCATTATGAGCTGGCGCTGATCCGGGAAGCACAAGGGAGAAGCGAAGATTTCACTGTATCGGTTAATCAATTCAAAGCGCTGCTGCGCGGTGAGCCGAAGAATTATCTGGAGCTGGCCTCAGACTATGCGGGTGCGGGACTGTATGAGGAAGCTGCCCGGGCGCTGCTCCTGCTGGAGAGCTCCTCGGATCCTATGGTGAATTACACGCTTGCTTATTTGTACGGTAAATTGGGTCAGCCGGAATCAGTGCAAAGCTGCCTGTCTGCCGGAGAGAAGGCGAATGCGGATTACTGCTTCCCGAATACCCTGTTCGAGCTTCAGGTGCTTGAATATGCAGTCTCTGTTCATCCTGAAGATGCTAAAGCCTGCTACTACCTTGGTAATCTGCTGTATGATAAGAAGCGTCACGGGGAGGCTATCCGCTATTGGGAGCAGTCCAGATCCGCCGATGACAATTACTCTGTCGTGCACAGAAACCTGGCGCTGGCCTATTACAACAAGCAAGGGAATCCGCAAGCTGCGCGGGCTTCACTGGAGAAAGCTCTGGCCTGTGATCCGGGGGATGCACGGGTATTATTCGAACTGGATCAGCTGTACAAAAAAATCGGATTACCGGCCGGAGAGCGCCTGGCCTTCTTGGAAAGCCGGACCAGCCTTGTAAGCGGCCGTGATGATCTGTATCTGGAATATGTCACATTGCATAACCTGCTGGGCAAGCATAACGAAGCGGTTCAGCTGCTGGCCTCACGCAATTTCCATCCATGGGAAGGCGGCGAGGGCAAGGCGACAGGCCAATACGTAATGGCACATGTGGAGCTGGCGAAGCAGCATATTCAGGCAGGCCGTCCGGACAAGGCGGTGGAATTGCTGCAGGCGGCGCTTGTCTATCCGCTGAATCTGGGCGAAGGCAAATTGGCCGGTGCGCAGGAAAATAACATCTATTACTATCTTGGCTGCGCCTATGAGGCGCTGGAGCAGCAGCAGGCAGCAGAGGCTTCGTTCCGCACAGCTTCACACGGTCTGGATGAACCGACCAGTGCGATGTACTATAATGACCAGCCGCCGGAAATGATCTTCTACCAGGGGCTGGCCTGGCTGAAGCTGAATGACACACATAAGGCGAAGCGGCGGTTCAACAAGCTGGTGGATTACGCGGAAAAGCATCTGTTCGATGATGTGAAAATCGACTACTTCGCGGTATCTCTGCCGGACTTCCTGGTATTCGATGAGGATCTGAATAAGCGAAATGAGATTCACTGCCGGTTCATGCGGGGATTGGGTTTACTTGGCCTTGGTAAGAAAGAAGCGGCAGCGACTGAATTCAAAGAAGCCCTCCGTTTGGATTGCAATCACATCGGTGCGAAGCTGCATTTGCAGCTGAGTAAGTAA
- a CDS encoding glycoside hydrolase family 43 protein codes for MMISNPVLRGFNPDASIMRVEDDYYMATSTFEWYPGVLIHHSRDLVHWRPLVRPLDRLDQVDLRGVPSSGGIWAPSLSYDGGLYYLCYTNVVARKGVYKDLHNYVVTAPSIEGPWSEPVYLNSSGFDHFLFHDTDGRKWLFNMQWDFRQHKNRFAGIILQEYLPAEERLGGPVKVATKGTSLGVTEGPMVYKKDGWYYLLVAEGGTGANHAATLLRSRTVDGMYEADPSGPVLTSVGAPDHPLQKAGHGSLVETQAGEWYMAHICSRPLPDGSGLSPLGRETAIQKVVWTGDGWLRLASEGQLPRLEVPAPDLPAHPFPPEPEKDDFTAGQLGIHWCTLRVPPEEAWLTLKERPGYLRLYGRESLHSWNRQSLVARRIQSFRCEVETCVEFEPEAFTQMAGLVLYYDETDYFYLRISHDEELGKHLTLVSSDRGVYTESEERAAIGGWQRCFLKAVIHDETVRFFYSQDGTGWQPIGSALYTGVLADEYAKKLSFTGAFAGVCVQDLRGTSLPADFDYFSYREQV; via the coding sequence ATGATGATCTCTAACCCCGTCCTGCGCGGGTTCAATCCAGACGCTTCGATCATGCGGGTCGAAGACGACTACTACATGGCTACGTCGACTTTTGAATGGTATCCCGGTGTGCTCATCCATCATTCCCGCGATCTCGTTCACTGGCGGCCGCTTGTCCGTCCGCTGGACCGGCTGGACCAGGTGGATCTGCGCGGCGTACCGAGTTCGGGCGGCATATGGGCACCTTCACTAAGCTATGACGGCGGGCTCTATTACCTGTGTTATACGAATGTGGTTGCGCGCAAAGGCGTCTACAAGGATCTTCATAACTATGTAGTGACGGCACCGTCCATTGAAGGCCCGTGGTCGGAGCCGGTGTATCTGAATTCCAGCGGGTTCGACCATTTCCTCTTCCACGATACGGACGGCCGCAAATGGCTGTTCAACATGCAGTGGGATTTCCGCCAGCATAAAAACCGCTTCGCCGGCATCATCCTGCAGGAATATTTGCCTGCAGAGGAGCGGCTCGGCGGTCCGGTTAAAGTGGCGACGAAGGGAACCTCCCTCGGCGTTACGGAAGGGCCGATGGTGTACAAGAAGGATGGCTGGTACTATCTGCTGGTAGCTGAGGGCGGAACGGGGGCGAACCATGCGGCTACCCTGCTCCGCTCGCGTACCGTGGACGGCATGTACGAAGCCGATCCTTCCGGACCGGTGCTGACCAGCGTCGGCGCTCCGGATCATCCGCTGCAGAAGGCCGGACATGGCAGCCTGGTCGAGACGCAGGCGGGCGAGTGGTACATGGCGCATATCTGCAGCCGGCCGCTTCCGGACGGCAGCGGACTGAGTCCGCTCGGGCGCGAGACGGCGATCCAGAAGGTTGTCTGGACCGGAGACGGCTGGCTGCGGCTGGCCTCAGAGGGGCAGCTGCCCCGTCTGGAAGTGCCTGCGCCTGATCTGCCGGCTCATCCGTTCCCCCCGGAGCCGGAGAAGGATGACTTCACGGCCGGTCAGCTCGGCATTCACTGGTGCACGCTCCGGGTGCCGCCGGAGGAAGCCTGGCTGACGCTGAAGGAGCGTCCGGGATATCTGCGCCTGTACGGCCGGGAGTCCCTCCATTCCTGGAACCGCCAAAGCCTGGTTGCCCGGCGGATTCAGAGCTTCCGCTGCGAGGTTGAGACCTGCGTGGAATTCGAGCCGGAAGCCTTTACGCAGATGGCCGGACTGGTCCTGTATTACGATGAGACGGACTACTTTTACCTGAGAATCTCCCATGATGAAGAGCTGGGGAAACATCTCACGCTTGTGAGCAGCGACCGCGGTGTCTACACCGAATCAGAGGAACGGGCCGCCATCGGCGGCTGGCAGCGCTGCTTCCTGAAGGCCGTCATTCATGATGAGACGGTGCGCTTCTTCTATTCGCAGGACGGCACCGGCTGGCAGCCGATCGGCTCCGCGCTGTATACGGGCGTTCTGGCGGATGAATACGCGAAGAAGCTGTCATTCACCGGCGCCTTCGCCGGCGTCTGCGTGCAGGATTTGCGCGGCACCTCACTTCCGGCCGATTTCGATTACTTCAGTTACCGGGAACAGGTTTAA